In the genome of Palaemon carinicauda isolate YSFRI2023 chromosome 13, ASM3689809v2, whole genome shotgun sequence, one region contains:
- the LOC137651503 gene encoding uncharacterized protein yields the protein MISVTNRLNGSSGSLSFKLLFVFSVSNTAPTADIYVSNTAATAHISVSNTASTVHVHVSDTSTTAHIYVPNTADTAHISVSNTAASARNTAATAHISVSNTSATAHISVLHTVATVHIFVSITVATAHISVSNTAATAHISFSYTAATAHISLPETANTAHISVHNTAAVAYTSVSNTAANAHVSVSNTLLQFIFLFPILML from the exons ATGATATctgttacgaaccgacttaatggttcatcaggttctttaagttttaag CTTCTGTTCGTATTTTCGGTTTCCAATACTGCACCTACTGCTGATATTTATGTTTCCAATACTGCTGCTACTGCTCATATTTCTGTTTCCAATACTGCTTCTACTGTTCATGTTCATGTATCCGATACTTCAACTACTGCTCATATTTATGTTCCCAATACTGCTGACACTGCCCATATTTCTGTTTCCAATACTGCTGCTTCTGCTCGAAA TACTGCTGCTACTGCTCATATATCTGTTTCCAATACTTCTGCTACTGCTCATATTTCTGTTTTGCATACTGTTGCTACTGTTCATATATTTGTTTCCATTACTGTAGCTACTGCTCATATTTCTGTTTCCAACACTGCTGCTACAGCTCATATTTCCTTTTCATATACAGCTGCTACTGCTCATATTTCTCTTCCAGAAACTGCTAATACTGCTCACATTTCTGTTCACAATACTGCTGCTGTAGCTTATACTTCTGTTTCCAATACTGCTGCCAATGCTCATGTTTCTGTTTCTAATACTTTGCTGCAGTTCATATTTCTATTTCCAATACTGATGCTATAG
- the LOC137651505 gene encoding putative uncharacterized protein DDB_G0283431 — protein MISSSSIGNRNMISSSSIGNRNMSSSSSIGNRNMSSSTGIGNRNVSRSSDIGNRNMSSSTVLAETETGNMNNSSCIGKRNMSSSSSIGNRNTRCSSSIGNRNLSSSSSIRSEI, from the exons ATGATCAGTAGCAGCAGTATTGGAAATAGAAATATGATCAGTAGCAGCAGTATTGGAAATAGAAATATGAGCAGTAGCAGCAGTATTGGAAACAGAAATATGAGCAGTAGCACCGGTATTGGAAACAGAAATGTGAGCAGAAGCAGCGATATTGGAAACAGAAATATGAGCAGTAGCACCG TATTAGCAGAAACTGAAACCGGAAATATGAACAATAGCAGCTGTATTGGAAAAAGAAATATGAGCAGTAGCAGCAGTATTGGAAACAGAAATACGAGATGTAGCAGCAGTATTGGAAACAGAAATTTGAGCAGTAGCAGCAGTATTCGATCAGAAATTTGA
- the LOC137651504 gene encoding micronuclear linker histone polyprotein-like — protein sequence MSSSSSIGNRNMSSSSSIGYRSMSSKRRLGNRNMSSISSFGNRYMTSSSSIGNRYMSSSSGIGKRNMRLRNISCTSSIGDKNKSSSRGIGNKNTSRSSCIANRNMCSSSGIGNKNVSSSSSIGNGNMSSSSSIGKKNMRSAAVLEKKN from the exons ATGAGCAGTAGCAGCAGTATTGGAAACAGAAATATGAGCAGTAGCAGCAGTATTGGATACAGATCTATGAGCAGTAAAAGAAGATTAGGAAACAGAAATATGAGTAGTATCAGCAGTTTTGGAAACAGATATATGACCAGTAGCAGCAGTATTGGAAACAGATATATGAGCAGTAGCAGTGGTATTGGAAAAAGAAATATGAGGCTTCG aaatataagctGTACCAGCAGTATTGGAGACAAAAATAAGAGCAGTAGCAGAGGTATTGGAAACAAAAATACAAGCAGAAGTAGCTGTATTGCAAACAGAAATATGTGCAGTAGCAGCGGTATTGGAAACAAGAATGTGAGCAGTAGCAGCAGTATTGGAAATGGAAATATGAGCAGTAGCAGCAGTATTGGCAAAAAAAATATGAGAAGTGCagcagttttggaaaaaaaaaactaa